AGAACCGTTCATACCTGATCTTCGCCCCTTACTGGGAGGCTCGTTTGCCAGCCTCGCCAGCGCGGGCATTGCCCTGCCTGCCATCGCCTGGTTCCAACGACGTAAGAGTCTGGAAATCGAATCATTGAGACCCGTCAACCGTCAATCGCTGATAAAGCAACTGTATCTATCCCTGGCCTGGGATCACAGTATTCTTATGATCGGCTTTCTGGCTCTGTTTGTACTGCTGAGCATGAATTCCGTTTTGTTTAAGACAGAAGTAATCTGTAAACTGTTATTAGTCAGTTTTGCGGCACCGCTATGGCTCCTGGGAGTGAATACCAGTGTGCTGGTTTTCAAACAGACGTGGAAAATCGTCGGCAGTATTCTAGGGCTGAATCTCATCGCCAGTATTTTAGTCCTTGCCACGGCCGCGCTACAATTGATTCCTCAAGCAGGAGCGGAACAGAGTCCGCTTCTGCTTTATATATCAACCTTGACCGCAATTTCTGCCGCTTGCTGCCTGAATATGCTCATGTATCGTGCGGCTCTCAAACGAGAGTGGGGATGAACCTTCCACCAACAGTGCAAACTAGATTGACCATCATGCTTGAAGGTCGAATCTCTCATTACCTGCTCAGAGAATCAACGTAGGCCTCTAGTCTGCGTACCTATTCCAAGATCGATCTTTTTTCGGACAACAGATCAAAGACATCTTGACTTTATCTGCAGAACCAGCTTAAATACCATCAAAGACACCATGTCTTTGTTAGTTTTGAAGGAGCTGAAGATGCAACCCAAGCAATATCATGTTACTGACACGGAGCTGTTAGTCTTACAGGTTCTTTGGGAACGTGGCCGCGCCACCACGCGCGAAGTGTGTGACGAAATCTATCCAGAAGGATCAACGTCTCAGTACTACACCGTTCAGAAGCTACTGGAACGGCTTGAATCCCGTAACTGTGTCGCACGAAACCGTAGTCAGCGGGTCCATGTTTTCTCGGCGACAGTCGATCGTGAGACGTTAATTCAGGAACGGCTACGAGGCCTATCCGATTCATTATGTGGTGGATCTGTGATACCAATGTTGACCGGACTGATTCAGATGCGCCGCTGGACGACTGCTGAGCAGAAAGAATTGAAAGAACTGTTAGACGAAGTCTCTGAAAAGAAGCCGAAAAAGAAATAGATTAGACGAACAGCCTGGTTGATCGCGTGGGGTTTATATAAGGGAGTTGTTCGATGTGGTTTGAAACAGTGGCCCACATAATACTGAGTATTCTGACAATCGCCGCCATTCTATGCGGGGTTGCTGAATTGCTGAGTCGTGTGACACGTCATCACTGGCCTGCCATCGAACATGCATTCTGGTTTGTCGTGCTACTGAGACTGGTCATCCCCCCTTTTATGCCACTCATTACCCCTGGATTTCCTTCCTGGAACAATTCAGAACCCACTCTGTCACAAACAACTCCTCAGTCCCCAGTTGCAATTCATCCAAATGTCTCTATTAATGACAAATTCGCTTCTACGGACACTAAGATGTTTGAGGATGCCCAGCGTTTTCCGGAAAGATCATATGTCGCAGCCAGCCATAATCAGAAAGTTGACTCAACGCAAAACTCAACATTACCAGAGCAATCTCTGACGGAATCTGAAAAGTTCGTTGAAAAGGACAATATAAAAGTCGCTCAGGGAACTTCCCTCACAGATTCGCAGAGTTTATCCAATGAACCTAAGACGAAAAACTCAAAAGCACAAGACACAGGAACATATCGCAAAATATCCACAGGCGAAACCATAGCTTGGATCTGTTGTTTCATCTGGGTAACCGGTTCCCTGGTTGTACTGGCCAAGACTCTGAGGTCTATCTGGTCGTTTTCGAAGTTACTGCAACTCTCCGAACCTGTAGCACCCGATGTACAATCTGTCGTATCCAGGATTGCAGACCGAGTTGGTCTGAAAAAAGTTCCCACTGTAAGAATATTGACGGCAACAATCCCCCCTCTGGTCTGGTCCGGTTTAAGGAACACCATTGTAGTACTTCCTCGTGATTTGTCTGCAGTGCAGGAACCGATCACTCGAGATCTGCTACTGGCACACGAGTTTGCTCATCTTCAAAGACGCGATTATTTAACCCGCTGGCTGGAGCTCGCTACCGCCGTGTTATGGTGGTGGTGTCCGCTCTTCTGGTTTGCCCGGTTCCGATTACGCGCAGCAGAAGAGTCAGCGTGCGATGCGCAGGTTCTCCAACTCTGGCCTGATCGAGTTGGAGAGTACACCAAGGCAATTGTTGAGACCGTCAGTTTTGTCGCGAAGGTGCAGAAGCAACCAGAGTTAGCCACCGGAGGATCAGGATCGGTACGACAACTTAAATCACGATTAAAATTGATCGAACAGAATCGTTCAACGGTCAATTCTGGAATCGCAAGCTCACTCCTGATTCTGTTCCTGGCAATCATTTCTTGCCCGTTATTACTCGTGGGTAAAACAGTCCATGATAATGTCACACCGATCATTCCACAAAACGTTGCTTCAACAGAAATCGCCAGTCCAAATAAAAAGAACGTAACTCAAAAGCAATTATCCAGCAAAAAGCCTCTGACGCTAACTGCGCTACCCCCCAATTGTAAACCGTTCTTCACTGTCCCTGCCCCTGACAACTCACAGATTGCTTTCACAGGCAGATATACTGGCCAGGACGGTTCAAAGAAATATGGGCTTTTCTGCTTTAACACAGCTACCAGAACAGTCAGATGTCTGATTGAAAAAGGGCTGAAGACTAAGCCAGCCTGGTCCCCGGATTCACAAAAACTGGCCATTGGAAACTCGCCCGGCTATGGCAACATCTACCCGCTGGTCGTGGTCGATGTATCATCTGGTGAGATTGATGAAACCGGTGTGCAGGGCGCAGGAGCCGTCTGGTCGCCCAACGGTCGACTGATTGCCGTGTCGACACAATTTGGAATTGCTGGCTCCTGGATCGGAGGAATTCCCGCAGACGGACGTATTGGAATCTGGGACACGACTTCAAGAAAGCTCAAGTATGTCAGCCCGGCAGGAATCAATCGCCGAGATCGCGACTCGAACTTCAGTTTCATGACAGGAGGTATTTTGCCGGTATGGTCACCCAATGGAGAATGGCTTGCCTGGAGTCAACGAACTTCTGAATCGCATCCTGACACGAAAAAGATCTCAAGATCAGACATTTGGGCCGCACGCATTGATGGAGGTTCGTTACAGCGTGTTTTTACAGATGCGACAACCGTGAATTGGTCGAAGGACAGCACTTCACTGACAGAAAGCAAAAGTGGTAAGCAGGTTTCCCTAAAACAATCAGAGACAGCTGTTCCTGAAGATTGGCCGACTCTACCCAGCGAGTTGGAGAAACTTCTCTTAGAACAGGAAGCTGGCGCCAAACGAGCAACTCAGTTTGACTCCAAAATCGTTCTGGCTGCCAATCGTCTCTGGCAAAACCCTGATCTGGAGGGTATTGAATCGATTGAGTTCACGCATCGTATGTCACCAATACGACTTGATGAGCGTTTTCAATGGAAGAAAGAGGGAACGTTCCGCATCGAGGTGACGCACCGGGAAGATGGTTCCGAACATTATGGAGTCGGCTGGTCTGTGTTGAAACTCTCCGACGGTTCTACCTTTACCTTTGCAGACGCTGACGCATATCCCCGCTATCGGACAGCAGAGGAGATCACAAATTCACAAAGAAAGTCATATCGACTCTCGGCCAGGGAACTCCTCAGGCGTGACACCCTACGACATCTGTCTGGTACCCGCTTGAATTTTGCAGCTATCGACTGGGGACGAAATCCCAATGACTTCAGAATTACGGATTACATACAGAAAAATAACACTCGGCTCATCGAACTGCGAGCAACTCCCCATGCCGCTCGTCGTGTCAGGTTAAACGCTGGTGCCATGTTTGAAACAACATCATGGTCCTATATGCATGACGTCTACAGCAATCGGACGGTCTTGACGATCGACGACCATAATCGCATTATTCGCGAAGTCGCCTACAAAGGTGATGAAGTGATCGCTGAGGTTGATTTATCGGATTGGGCTACATCGAAAAATGGTCAGCAGGCGCCGTTGAGAATTGCAATTCATTTTCCCGAGAAAAATTTCCATGTTGATCAAAAATTTCGTATCACCGATGCAGGTCTGTGGATCTTAACCAGAGGCACGTCTCAATTTGCTGAGAAAGAAGCGCAGAAAGAAGAGATTATAGACCTAAAAATCAATGCTTCATCGAAAGCCCTGAACGAAGCAGAAAAGAAAGCAGAATCCAAATTAAAAGAAATGACCGCTTCGGCTGAGCCTCAGCATAAGGTCGCCTTACAGGGGTTGACTCCGCTAGAACTGGGAGCCACGCATACCATTCATGTGCCCCCAGAATCAGAAGATAATCAATTTCGTCCCCTATCGATAAGATGGATGCCAACGAACATGCCCTTAAACGGCCCCCGCTTATGGGGGGCAACCGCCCCGACAGCGGAATTACACTTCCCTCCTTTGAAATCTAATACGCTGAACGTAGACACAAACTTGATGCTCGTGCTGTACGATGAGAATCGACTGCCGTTATTTGCCTCGACCATCCCTGAAGCAGCCGTTACCGCCAACAGACGGACGGCTAAAGAGACATTGATTCCATTGCTGAAGAAACATCAGCTCTGGTTACGCACCAAAGACGCTCCCCAACCCAATGTCACATTCCAATTTGAAGGTCAGGACGAACAGTCTCCACGTCAACTGCCCAATAAAAGCCTCAAAATCAGTCGCGGCATCACCCTTTCACTCGCCTTGGACAGCATCCGACGCACACCAGAGCGCTGGAAAATGCCG
This genomic interval from Gimesia alba contains the following:
- a CDS encoding M56 family metallopeptidase, whose product is MWFETVAHIILSILTIAAILCGVAELLSRVTRHHWPAIEHAFWFVVLLRLVIPPFMPLITPGFPSWNNSEPTLSQTTPQSPVAIHPNVSINDKFASTDTKMFEDAQRFPERSYVAASHNQKVDSTQNSTLPEQSLTESEKFVEKDNIKVAQGTSLTDSQSLSNEPKTKNSKAQDTGTYRKISTGETIAWICCFIWVTGSLVVLAKTLRSIWSFSKLLQLSEPVAPDVQSVVSRIADRVGLKKVPTVRILTATIPPLVWSGLRNTIVVLPRDLSAVQEPITRDLLLAHEFAHLQRRDYLTRWLELATAVLWWWCPLFWFARFRLRAAEESACDAQVLQLWPDRVGEYTKAIVETVSFVAKVQKQPELATGGSGSVRQLKSRLKLIEQNRSTVNSGIASSLLILFLAIISCPLLLVGKTVHDNVTPIIPQNVASTEIASPNKKNVTQKQLSSKKPLTLTALPPNCKPFFTVPAPDNSQIAFTGRYTGQDGSKKYGLFCFNTATRTVRCLIEKGLKTKPAWSPDSQKLAIGNSPGYGNIYPLVVVDVSSGEIDETGVQGAGAVWSPNGRLIAVSTQFGIAGSWIGGIPADGRIGIWDTTSRKLKYVSPAGINRRDRDSNFSFMTGGILPVWSPNGEWLAWSQRTSESHPDTKKISRSDIWAARIDGGSLQRVFTDATTVNWSKDSTSLTESKSGKQVSLKQSETAVPEDWPTLPSELEKLLLEQEAGAKRATQFDSKIVLAANRLWQNPDLEGIESIEFTHRMSPIRLDERFQWKKEGTFRIEVTHREDGSEHYGVGWSVLKLSDGSTFTFADADAYPRYRTAEEITNSQRKSYRLSARELLRRDTLRHLSGTRLNFAAIDWGRNPNDFRITDYIQKNNTRLIELRATPHAARRVRLNAGAMFETTSWSYMHDVYSNRTVLTIDDHNRIIREVAYKGDEVIAEVDLSDWATSKNGQQAPLRIAIHFPEKNFHVDQKFRITDAGLWILTRGTSQFAEKEAQKEEIIDLKINASSKALNEAEKKAESKLKEMTASAEPQHKVALQGLTPLELGATHTIHVPPESEDNQFRPLSIRWMPTNMPLNGPRLWGATAPTAELHFPPLKSNTLNVDTNLMLVLYDENRLPLFASTIPEAAVTANRRTAKETLIPLLKKHQLWLRTKDAPQPNVTFQFEGQDEQSPRQLPNKSLKISRGITLSLALDSIRRTPERWKMPIAFSAEWNGRPVRVLGLNGPKFSQEVGSGLEKETGTYSYVGGYSITSNKDLVLVVDAETGFPLVERSELMEFQFLDYTEVSPGQFAPLRIICKTRAFDMDLRFQILDGKLWLFDREAHLTNKSKVSTSQILIDGKKPSRVIRSSTLDSKGELPWFQWEELKSRQPEQKGDQLSASFAAFTEPWTHPSWNNLTEVRTETDANGRLILRCSLVSYPRLGIAKYWTLTRFSGESVEPLTCAETLEKKSQCEVVVAPFEINQSTLVPRQSDENSQTAAKWSLGGSASQKTRVKSFSIHRDPQQRAVLTPEILSTSYYKGQLVRVTGVLIRDGIVVASGSATDSFRTLSTPEVSKEARVLLLNSDRQTGNSVLIGHRSVVTSTPVGSTWARLIDDDFTSFASRDLLSSRFAEVRQIGLQSLYMQQSKEIYVQYDRERRKGRVAENLVPYRDALKHILTAQNGDSPAAIALACRLAGFSENPDFQSSLRALLKHPSEVVRDSAAIGLGLLGQKDAIDRLRHLAEQPEPSKEIATDELQRLTRQHASWALKQAGD
- a CDS encoding BlaI/MecI/CopY family transcriptional regulator, which translates into the protein MQPKQYHVTDTELLVLQVLWERGRATTREVCDEIYPEGSTSQYYTVQKLLERLESRNCVARNRSQRVHVFSATVDRETLIQERLRGLSDSLCGGSVIPMLTGLIQMRRWTTAEQKELKELLDEVSEKKPKKK